A genomic stretch from uncultured Pseudodesulfovibrio sp. includes:
- a CDS encoding DUF2334 domain-containing protein, with product MIVKTHISSLWLAPFEDGVKRISHILDTAPAETEIFFRADDVGVPGNNCRRMMDLFIKHNIPLHMAVTPAWLTQGRWEVLRQWAGENTLFCWHQHGWQHRSHQTSGKNSEFGDQRPAAEKKADLAKGHQRLSTIMGADFFPAFTPPWNRFDAQTGEALAELGYACVSRSVGEQRKVPLPDTMPDIPINVDLHTRNETDPDHGWDALAQEFESAVQTGRIGIMLHHQRMNPVAINFLDTCLSRVAIHPKMKHIRFDLP from the coding sequence ATGATCGTCAAAACACACATATCATCGCTCTGGCTTGCTCCGTTTGAGGACGGCGTAAAGCGGATCAGCCATATTCTCGACACCGCACCAGCCGAAACAGAAATTTTTTTCCGGGCTGATGACGTAGGGGTTCCCGGCAACAACTGCCGCCGAATGATGGACCTGTTCATCAAGCACAATATCCCCCTGCACATGGCCGTAACCCCGGCATGGCTCACACAGGGTCGATGGGAAGTGCTCAGACAGTGGGCCGGGGAGAATACTCTGTTCTGCTGGCACCAGCACGGATGGCAACATCGCAGCCACCAAACTTCGGGCAAGAATTCGGAATTCGGCGATCAGCGACCAGCCGCTGAAAAGAAAGCTGATCTTGCAAAAGGACATCAGCGGCTCTCCACAATCATGGGGGCGGACTTTTTCCCTGCGTTCACCCCGCCATGGAACCGATTCGATGCGCAGACAGGCGAGGCGCTAGCGGAACTCGGGTATGCATGCGTTTCCCGTTCTGTTGGAGAACAGCGCAAGGTACCACTTCCCGACACCATGCCGGATATCCCCATCAATGTGGATTTGCATACTCGAAACGAGACCGACCCCGACCACGGGTGGGATGCTCTCGCCCAAGAATTTGAATCAGCCGTCCAGACCGGGCGCATCGGGATCATGCTCCACCATCAGCGCATGAATCCGGTGGCAATCAACTTTCTCGACACCTGCCTTTCACGCGTGGCAATTCACCCGAAAATGAAACACATCAGGTTCGATTTGCCATAA
- a CDS encoding FtsX-like permease family protein: MPAEKVDRLISLPFSKSVEISFKSLKVRFFRSMITISSLVLAVSFLSFVLVNLNIASGLLEHGGKDAARALLQAGYDVDAAQNMVTMAAKERWIVILSLLVCTVGIINAQLMSVTERFSEIGVMKCLGALDSMILRIFMLEAAMQGLAGASVGALLGGIVSLLTGIIRFGFTAISDLSILSMLGSMGMATLAGCFLSLLGVLYPALLAARMDPINAIRAEH, from the coding sequence ATGCCTGCAGAAAAGGTCGACCGCCTTATCTCGCTTCCCTTCTCCAAATCGGTGGAGATCAGCTTCAAGAGCCTGAAGGTTCGGTTCTTCCGTTCCATGATCACTATTTCAAGTCTGGTCCTGGCCGTATCGTTTCTGAGCTTCGTGCTGGTCAATCTCAACATCGCTTCAGGTTTGCTTGAACACGGGGGGAAAGACGCGGCTCGTGCACTGCTCCAGGCAGGATATGATGTTGACGCCGCGCAAAACATGGTGACCATGGCAGCCAAGGAACGGTGGATCGTCATCCTGTCACTTCTGGTCTGCACCGTGGGCATTATCAATGCGCAGCTCATGTCCGTCACCGAACGTTTTTCAGAAATCGGCGTCATGAAATGCCTTGGTGCACTCGATTCCATGATCCTACGCATCTTCATGCTGGAGGCAGCCATGCAGGGGCTGGCCGGAGCCAGTGTCGGCGCATTGCTTGGCGGCATAGTTTCCCTGCTGACTGGCATCATCCGCTTCGGATTCACCGCCATTTCCGACCTTTCCATTCTTTCCATGCTCGGTTCGATGGGAATGGCCACTCTGGCAGGGTGTTTCCTGAGCCTGCTCGGGGTATTGTACCCGGCTCTGCTGGCAGCACGCATGGATCCGATCAATGCCATACGCGCAGAACATTAA
- a CDS encoding ABC transporter ATP-binding protein, producing the protein MSEEKRTIVRVVGVTKTFTMGNVELQALKGVDLEIFAGEYISIMGPSGSGKSTLFNMIGGLDKPTDGKVFIDEVDISQLDAFELAWLRNRKIGYIFQTFNLIPVMTALENVTLPMTFAGMNADDAQDKGIELLKLVGLGERFQHKPLELSGGQQQRVAVARSLANDPSIILADEPTGNLDLSTGEEIIELLQMLSVERGVTIISATHDYKMLNVSDRVVWVRDGQVDRVERREELDITIGGIGDKLNGRTNGGERA; encoded by the coding sequence ATGAGCGAAGAGAAACGCACCATTGTCCGCGTCGTCGGCGTCACAAAGACCTTCACTATGGGCAACGTCGAATTACAGGCGCTTAAGGGCGTGGATCTGGAGATATTCGCCGGAGAATACATCTCCATCATGGGACCGTCCGGATCGGGAAAATCCACCCTGTTCAACATGATCGGCGGGTTGGACAAACCAACGGACGGCAAGGTTTTCATCGACGAAGTGGATATCTCCCAACTGGATGCCTTCGAGCTGGCGTGGCTCCGCAACCGCAAGATCGGCTACATATTTCAGACATTCAATCTCATTCCGGTCATGACGGCACTCGAAAACGTGACCCTGCCCATGACCTTTGCCGGTATGAACGCCGATGACGCGCAAGATAAGGGCATTGAACTGCTCAAGCTCGTAGGACTGGGAGAACGGTTCCAGCACAAACCGCTGGAGCTTTCGGGCGGTCAGCAGCAGCGCGTGGCAGTTGCGCGTTCACTGGCCAATGACCCCTCCATCATTCTCGCAGACGAGCCGACCGGCAACCTCGACCTGTCCACAGGCGAAGAAATTATCGAACTGTTGCAGATGCTCTCGGTGGAACGAGGGGTCACCATCATATCAGCGACTCATGATTACAAGATGCTCAACGTTTCAGACCGCGTTGTCTGGGTGCGCGACGGTCAGGTAGACCGTGTAGAACGGCGCGAAGAACTGGACATCACCATCGGCGGCATTGGAGACAAGCTCAACGGCCGGACAAACGGCGGGGAAAGGGCGTAG
- a CDS encoding FtsX-like permease family protein, producing the protein MVRFGLRFLFCFILTMAASLPAHANGTDFLRRLVALGDRSIGTPGAARAANMVETNFKKLLPDATTGRQSFHVPVPVKMGAQLTFENSGQTVDLKQLQINALSPGAVMPPGISGPLIYVGQGRVSDFNGLRVQGSIVLMDIDSGKNWNNAAMLGARGLIFVGRSGNGGHAPRPLFEYKLELTPIDFPTFWLSRQQANALFGDGFIQNGPKHLGTTRLTSKAAWRNEPVNTVYCRIQGSDPELSKQTVIIEAFYDSTALVDGHAPGADEGSSIATLMDTAQGFAKTPPKRSVLLVATAGKASAQAGMREFTWALTTEQDHLDKRKETLTKLVLDTKTTLQFLHSDTPLSETTLANEENRALLKAAFKAVVRNQEDDITKELMRLRLLARQDTGKPGSEKERQQRIKHLAGERMVLKRLNWINSSATDFPLTDTERTTLGDFIRMAVIHETAILEDATGQLKDIDSALTLRETLGESAIAAHVSLFLSSHGNGVGGFDKGWLVDLKPTINRTAFFRPLDTVMKEAVTSLQVSNSDIAELFADTLRPGKRAWQSYLPDSPELGGEPMALAGFPGFTLATVHDVRPAWGTPYDTLDRVDFDFLTRQTELVMTLLKALANEPIADVGNRSKDQFVTIEGRANLLRKGEIFPDRPGTDLVVLAFQWQTRNYGMVDTQGNFRIPGLASKKVSYHKAVVEAFKFNPLTGLADWAIDKPKTGKNAYRIKLTRAIQATDLILFNCTQTTLFNMFDPRTFKFLYRPTLIDGRTEAPPVSYWYSRLDTRSSTLGTLFLEPDTPIKLTLSDTVLDKKVLLLNTDEDHPQGLGFIARQWPVIPMTEFQAAKDMWGLIGPRIDNLEQKGIINERIRDLRKQGDEELAQAMTFMAKKQWDKFVEASRASLSKASRVYNDVDKTQKDVLIGVLFYVALFVPFAYCMERLFFSFVDIKKRIVAFLGFLTLIISVVYFVHPAFQLTYSPMVVILAFFILALSLLVSLIIFFRFEREMVELQKRSAHIKLTGISPAAAFSAAFVLGVGNLKRRPVRTFLTFATLVILTFTIMNFTTVKSVRQAGWAQFSDKASYTGLMLKYLNWQDVPVEALSVVETAFAGKGVVAPRVWYDTGFTSDKSRAPLIPVSLGDKTAQARGLVGLSYREPQVSGLDRILVKGRWFKKGERNVLMLSQRMADQLGADPLDPQRNTLMTWGIESTLVGVFSDEGLQEHPDLDGEPITPIIFPNQAATQLSEVEAEAIENGEDVVTTESRYQHIPGSETLLVPAEMLLSLRAGRLKGIAVKPDNESLSKTDSMGDRFGMLLFRGGPTGTSLYFASDAVNYSGMANILIPLGISILIVLNTMIGSVYERKPEIAVYTSVGLAPPHVAFLFIAEALAFAVISVVVGYLLAQISSAFLAGTPLWAGMTANYSSTAGVAAMILVIGVVLISAIYPAKVAANIAIPDVNKSWTMPKATGNELVVVLPFLIKLREINSAGGFLHQYYMAHHDISHGAFCTDDMKCHFLDLEQVEIDTGLVSGLPESIPIPDDLCFSMDLRVWLAPFDFGVRQKVKLVFCPSDLYTGFRQIKVILHREAGELNAWENLNRNFLNDLRKQLLAWRSLDDKAVESYSNDMNRTIEKHLKDKESAA; encoded by the coding sequence ATGGTACGCTTCGGACTTCGTTTTCTTTTCTGCTTCATCCTGACGATGGCAGCGTCACTCCCGGCCCATGCAAACGGTACGGATTTCCTGCGCCGACTCGTTGCACTTGGCGACCGATCCATTGGTACGCCCGGAGCAGCCCGGGCAGCGAACATGGTCGAAACGAATTTCAAAAAACTCCTGCCGGACGCAACCACAGGCCGGCAATCATTTCACGTGCCAGTTCCGGTCAAGATGGGAGCGCAACTGACGTTTGAGAACTCTGGCCAGACTGTGGACCTCAAGCAGTTGCAGATCAACGCCCTGTCGCCCGGTGCAGTCATGCCGCCCGGCATCAGCGGTCCGCTCATTTATGTAGGGCAAGGCAGAGTTTCGGATTTTAATGGACTGCGTGTGCAAGGTTCCATTGTCCTCATGGACATAGACTCCGGCAAAAACTGGAACAACGCGGCGATGCTTGGAGCGCGCGGACTGATTTTTGTCGGGCGCAGCGGAAATGGAGGCCATGCACCAAGACCCTTGTTCGAATACAAACTCGAATTGACCCCGATTGACTTCCCGACTTTCTGGCTCTCTCGTCAACAGGCAAACGCACTGTTCGGTGACGGGTTCATTCAAAACGGCCCAAAGCATCTCGGCACGACGCGGCTGACTTCAAAAGCCGCCTGGCGCAACGAACCCGTCAACACAGTATACTGCCGTATTCAGGGCAGTGACCCCGAACTTTCAAAACAGACTGTCATTATCGAGGCTTTCTACGACTCCACGGCACTGGTGGACGGTCACGCTCCCGGCGCAGATGAAGGTTCCTCCATCGCCACGCTCATGGATACGGCACAAGGCTTCGCCAAAACACCGCCCAAACGATCCGTCCTTCTGGTCGCCACCGCTGGCAAGGCTTCCGCCCAGGCTGGCATGCGTGAATTCACATGGGCATTGACCACTGAACAGGATCATCTCGATAAACGGAAAGAAACTCTGACAAAGTTGGTCCTCGACACGAAAACGACCCTCCAGTTCCTGCATAGCGACACACCCCTGTCCGAAACAACCCTGGCGAACGAAGAAAACCGTGCTTTACTCAAAGCCGCTTTCAAAGCCGTGGTCCGCAATCAGGAAGACGATATCACCAAAGAGTTGATGCGACTGCGACTGCTCGCCCGACAGGACACCGGCAAACCCGGTTCCGAAAAGGAACGACAGCAACGCATCAAGCATCTTGCCGGGGAACGAATGGTGTTGAAGCGGCTCAACTGGATCAACTCCAGTGCCACCGACTTTCCGCTGACCGACACAGAGCGGACGACTCTGGGCGACTTCATTCGAATGGCCGTCATTCACGAAACAGCCATTCTCGAAGATGCCACAGGCCAGCTCAAGGATATCGACTCCGCCCTGACTCTGCGCGAAACCCTTGGCGAATCCGCCATTGCCGCCCATGTTTCACTGTTCCTGTCCAGTCATGGCAACGGTGTTGGCGGTTTTGACAAGGGATGGCTCGTTGATCTCAAGCCGACAATCAACCGTACAGCATTTTTCCGTCCTCTAGACACGGTCATGAAAGAGGCCGTCACTTCACTTCAAGTGTCAAACAGCGATATCGCGGAATTGTTCGCCGACACCCTGCGTCCAGGAAAACGGGCATGGCAAAGCTACCTGCCAGACAGCCCGGAACTGGGTGGAGAGCCGATGGCTCTGGCAGGATTCCCCGGGTTCACCCTGGCCACGGTGCACGATGTCCGACCAGCCTGGGGCACACCCTATGACACGCTTGATCGCGTGGATTTCGATTTTCTGACCAGACAGACCGAACTGGTCATGACATTGCTCAAGGCATTGGCAAATGAACCTATTGCCGACGTGGGCAATCGAAGCAAAGATCAATTCGTCACCATCGAAGGCCGGGCCAACCTGCTCAGAAAAGGTGAAATATTCCCTGATCGCCCCGGCACTGATCTGGTCGTACTCGCCTTTCAATGGCAGACACGCAATTACGGCATGGTCGATACACAGGGGAATTTCCGCATCCCCGGACTCGCCAGCAAAAAGGTCAGTTATCACAAGGCCGTTGTCGAAGCGTTCAAATTCAACCCGCTGACCGGGCTGGCCGACTGGGCCATCGACAAGCCAAAAACCGGTAAAAACGCCTATCGCATCAAACTGACTCGAGCCATCCAGGCAACGGACCTCATTCTTTTCAACTGCACCCAAACCACGCTGTTCAACATGTTTGATCCGCGAACCTTCAAATTCCTCTATCGCCCCACGCTTATTGACGGTCGCACGGAAGCCCCGCCGGTCAGTTACTGGTACAGCCGTCTGGACACGCGCTCATCCACGCTGGGGACCCTGTTCCTTGAACCGGATACTCCCATCAAACTCACCCTGTCCGACACGGTTCTGGACAAGAAAGTCCTGCTCCTGAACACCGACGAGGACCATCCGCAGGGACTCGGTTTCATAGCACGGCAATGGCCGGTCATCCCCATGACCGAGTTTCAGGCCGCCAAAGACATGTGGGGATTGATCGGACCGCGCATTGACAACCTGGAACAGAAAGGGATCATCAACGAACGTATTCGCGACCTGCGCAAGCAGGGTGACGAGGAACTGGCCCAGGCCATGACATTCATGGCCAAAAAGCAGTGGGACAAGTTCGTCGAGGCATCCCGGGCCTCCCTGTCCAAGGCAAGCCGGGTGTACAACGACGTGGACAAGACCCAAAAAGATGTGCTCATAGGCGTGCTTTTTTACGTGGCACTGTTCGTTCCGTTTGCTTACTGCATGGAGCGGCTCTTTTTCTCGTTCGTGGATATCAAGAAGCGCATCGTCGCCTTCCTCGGTTTCCTTACCCTGATCATCAGCGTGGTCTATTTTGTCCATCCCGCTTTCCAACTCACCTATTCGCCAATGGTGGTCATACTCGCATTTTTCATTCTCGCATTATCACTTTTGGTATCGCTCATCATATTCTTCCGATTCGAGCGGGAAATGGTGGAACTGCAGAAACGATCCGCCCACATAAAACTCACGGGCATCAGTCCGGCCGCCGCATTCAGCGCGGCTTTCGTGCTCGGTGTTGGCAACCTGAAGCGTCGCCCGGTGAGAACGTTTCTGACCTTTGCCACACTGGTCATTTTGACCTTTACCATCATGAACTTCACCACGGTCAAATCCGTACGGCAGGCCGGATGGGCACAATTCAGTGACAAGGCGTCCTACACAGGCCTGATGCTCAAATATCTCAACTGGCAGGATGTCCCGGTAGAAGCACTGTCCGTGGTGGAGACAGCCTTTGCCGGCAAAGGTGTTGTCGCTCCCCGTGTATGGTATGATACAGGCTTCACCTCAGATAAATCCCGTGCTCCGCTCATCCCGGTTTCTCTCGGTGACAAGACGGCCCAGGCGCGAGGTCTGGTGGGCCTCTCATATAGGGAACCGCAGGTCAGCGGGCTTGATCGCATTCTGGTCAAGGGCCGCTGGTTCAAGAAAGGAGAACGCAACGTCCTCATGCTGTCCCAGCGCATGGCCGATCAACTGGGCGCAGATCCTCTTGATCCCCAGCGCAACACCCTCATGACCTGGGGGATCGAAAGCACACTCGTCGGCGTATTCAGCGACGAAGGGCTGCAGGAACACCCGGACCTCGATGGCGAGCCAATAACGCCCATCATCTTCCCCAATCAGGCAGCAACCCAGTTGTCCGAGGTTGAGGCCGAAGCCATTGAAAACGGCGAAGACGTGGTCACCACAGAATCCCGTTACCAGCACATCCCCGGCTCGGAAACACTCCTCGTGCCCGCCGAGATGCTTCTTTCCCTTCGGGCCGGCAGACTCAAAGGCATTGCCGTCAAGCCTGACAACGAGTCCCTGTCCAAAACAGACTCCATGGGCGATCGGTTCGGCATGCTCCTGTTCCGGGGCGGCCCCACTGGCACATCCCTGTATTTTGCATCCGATGCCGTCAACTACTCCGGCATGGCCAATATTCTGATTCCGCTCGGTATTTCCATCCTGATTGTGCTCAACACCATGATAGGATCAGTCTATGAGCGAAAACCGGAGATTGCGGTATATACATCGGTCGGCCTAGCCCCTCCGCACGTCGCATTCCTCTTCATTGCCGAAGCATTGGCCTTTGCCGTCATTTCCGTGGTGGTAGGGTATCTTCTGGCCCAAATATCTTCGGCGTTCCTGGCCGGGACGCCACTCTGGGCAGGCATGACCGCCAATTACTCTTCCACCGCAGGCGTCGCCGCCATGATCCTGGTCATCGGCGTGGTACTTATCTCAGCCATTTATCCGGCCAAAGTCGCGGCAAACATAGCCATCCCGGACGTCAACAAATCATGGACCATGCCCAAAGCCACAGGCAATGAACTCGTCGTGGTGCTGCCGTTTCTTATCAAACTGCGTGAAATCAATTCGGCAGGCGGTTTCCTGCATCAATATTACATGGCCCATCACGACATATCGCACGGCGCATTCTGCACCGACGATATGAAATGCCATTTCCTTGACCTCGAACAGGTCGAGATAGACACAGGCCTTGTCAGCGGCCTGCCTGAGAGCATTCCAATCCCCGATGACCTTTGCTTTTCCATGGACCTGCGCGTCTGGCTGGCCCCATTCGATTTCGGTGTGCGCCAAAAAGTGAAACTCGTGTTCTGTCCGTCTGATCTCTATACCGGGTTCCGACAGATCAAGGTCATCCTTCATCGCGAAGCCGGTGAACTCAACGCATGGGAAAATCTGAACAGAAATTTCCTCAACGACCTGCGCAAACAACTCCTGGCTTGGCGGTCTCTGGACGACAAAGCCGTTGAAAGCTACTCCAACGATATGAACCGCACCATCGAAAAACACCTGAAAGACAAAGAGAGTGCAGCATGA
- a CDS encoding DUF6785 family protein, whose translation MNGRLRLRALLTGLLLGMTLCIFTPLNNTVLHNTPMGGGHFPMAPFFIIAWMFVIDAFSSRLSKRPPFFSGVELLVIWLMMVLFTAIGFAGLTETFFINITAPERFAKDAYRWTEVLTPLLPQSWFPQSADAVRLFFQGLEGGNEMGVIAVLSAIPWGVWLPTLAVWSLFILGSFFVMICLMALFGRQWVVNERVHFPLMSAPIVMGEALDQKQFISWWSNNYLLIGLTMAGALHLINGLHFYYPSVPQIPTLVLAGSYFPKFGLFSGFYKLKLYLVPAFIGFAFLTTRQISFSMWTFHLMAGLLFGLLYILGWQLPEAALGTTFGPDLARPEGAQVIGAYAVFFIFLIWLARHHLKETLTCFLHPICHSTEIEGKGKFDTIPDEWGPPIWPLWGLFSGMIFLMVWCWWFGLPLLAAVLLPCAFLIVTLVTSRLVCQGGLPYFTLTAAPSDGLMGLFGTGFFGSVGLAATAVMQKVLFLDVREAIAPTLFHGSKIREQTPHRNLVLVAIGLSLVLALATAFVTMLYLGYKYGLRELNLDWATQTVLANYENAQRLVDQPTGPNEWLITYAGFGALAMFVLIFCYYKFPWWPLHPLGYLAAYSAGMKILWFPFFLGWLCNHLILHYGGTRLFNRVRYLFIGLILGDFLMGGIWSLIGLFNEQSYNVFPL comes from the coding sequence ATGAACGGGCGACTCCGACTCCGCGCACTCCTGACCGGCCTGCTTCTTGGCATGACCCTGTGCATTTTCACGCCGCTAAACAACACTGTCCTGCACAACACGCCCATGGGCGGTGGCCACTTTCCCATGGCTCCGTTTTTCATTATCGCATGGATGTTCGTTATAGACGCATTTTCCTCCAGACTCAGCAAACGCCCACCGTTCTTTTCCGGGGTTGAGTTGCTCGTCATCTGGCTGATGATGGTCCTGTTCACGGCAATCGGTTTTGCGGGACTGACCGAAACATTCTTCATCAACATAACGGCGCCGGAACGATTCGCCAAAGATGCTTACCGCTGGACCGAGGTTTTAACCCCGCTTCTTCCGCAATCATGGTTTCCGCAATCAGCCGACGCTGTGCGACTGTTTTTCCAGGGATTGGAAGGCGGTAACGAAATGGGCGTTATTGCGGTCCTGTCAGCCATCCCCTGGGGAGTCTGGCTGCCAACACTGGCTGTCTGGTCACTGTTCATCCTCGGTTCTTTCTTTGTCATGATCTGTCTGATGGCGCTTTTCGGCCGACAATGGGTAGTGAACGAACGAGTCCATTTCCCTTTGATGAGTGCCCCCATAGTTATGGGAGAAGCTTTGGATCAAAAGCAGTTCATCTCATGGTGGTCCAACAACTACCTGCTCATCGGACTGACCATGGCCGGAGCACTGCATCTCATCAACGGACTCCACTTCTATTATCCTTCCGTTCCCCAAATACCGACACTGGTTCTCGCAGGATCATATTTCCCGAAATTCGGACTCTTTTCCGGTTTCTACAAACTCAAACTCTACCTCGTCCCGGCTTTCATCGGTTTCGCCTTCCTGACCACCCGACAGATTTCCTTTTCCATGTGGACCTTTCACCTCATGGCCGGTCTGCTGTTCGGACTGCTTTATATCCTCGGGTGGCAACTTCCCGAAGCCGCACTCGGCACGACTTTCGGCCCAGATCTTGCCCGCCCCGAAGGCGCACAGGTTATCGGAGCATACGCCGTTTTCTTCATCTTCCTTATCTGGCTGGCGCGGCATCATCTCAAGGAAACCCTGACCTGTTTTCTACACCCGATATGCCACAGCACTGAAATTGAAGGAAAAGGAAAATTCGACACCATCCCCGACGAATGGGGGCCGCCCATATGGCCGCTCTGGGGACTCTTTTCCGGTATGATTTTCCTCATGGTCTGGTGTTGGTGGTTCGGCCTGCCGCTGCTGGCTGCCGTACTCCTGCCCTGTGCGTTTCTTATCGTCACACTGGTAACCAGTCGCCTAGTCTGTCAGGGCGGGTTGCCCTATTTCACGCTCACTGCCGCACCATCCGACGGTCTCATGGGATTGTTCGGCACCGGATTTTTCGGTTCAGTCGGCCTTGCTGCCACCGCAGTCATGCAGAAAGTCCTATTTCTCGATGTACGCGAAGCCATTGCGCCCACACTTTTCCATGGCTCCAAAATCCGGGAACAGACCCCACATCGCAATCTTGTCCTTGTGGCCATCGGCCTCTCCCTGGTCCTCGCACTCGCTACTGCCTTCGTGACCATGCTCTATCTCGGATACAAATACGGCCTGCGCGAACTCAATCTCGACTGGGCCACCCAGACCGTGCTCGCCAACTACGAAAACGCACAACGACTTGTGGATCAGCCCACCGGCCCCAATGAATGGCTCATCACCTATGCCGGATTCGGTGCGCTCGCCATGTTTGTTCTCATTTTCTGTTATTACAAATTTCCATGGTGGCCGCTGCATCCGCTCGGCTATCTCGCCGCCTATTCGGCTGGCATGAAGATTCTCTGGTTTCCGTTCTTCCTCGGCTGGCTATGCAACCATCTGATCTTGCATTACGGCGGAACCAGACTTTTCAACAGAGTCCGATATCTGTTCATTGGCCTGATACTCGGCGACTTTTTGATGGGTGGCATCTGGTCGCTGATCGGATTGTTCAACGAACAAAGTTACAACGTATTCCCGTTGTAA
- a CDS encoding peptide transporter, producing the protein MYDDKELKEYRDLMKPPDKFEEGFDWKTIVGAIFIGFLMMPGSMYLQLVIGQGIGPAARWVTIILFAEIAKRSYTHLKQQEIFLLYYMAGAALASPFQGLLWNQYLVQSDAARMLGLTEFIPHWIAPALGSGSYLERTFMHPDWLVPIMLLVGAQLVQRIDHFGLGYSLYRITSDVEKLPFPMAPVGALGTMALAESTEDKKTGWKWRVFSIGGVIGLLFGFFYVLLPALSGLLFSEPIRLIPIPWIELTMHTEDVLPAVATGLQFDLGLVFIGMVLPFWAVIGGLVGLIITIIANPILYAEGILHRWHPGMATVETVFANNFDFYMSFGIGLGLAIGAVGIYYVVKSFRNTDGKGLDFSVLFNPPEGRGDINFWVSIGIYVFSTLCYIAFCVWLVPSFPWIFFVLYGFIYTPVISYITARMEGVAGQFISLPMVREFSFIAGAKFFGYQGLEIWYAPIPIHNYGEATVQFRQIELTGTSLRGIIKAEIIVFPIVMISSLLFSQFLWQLAPIPSPEYPFAQELWHLQALNTLLMQTSTLEGNSLFFEALSGPIVLSGLGLGLIMYSVLNVLGLPVLLVYGVVRGLGQSTPHGMLLEVVGALLGRFYFLKKYGKEWRQYAPVLLAGFSCGMGLTGMFAMGCTLIMKSLGRLAY; encoded by the coding sequence ATGTATGACGACAAAGAACTGAAAGAGTATCGCGACTTGATGAAGCCCCCCGATAAGTTCGAGGAGGGGTTTGATTGGAAGACGATAGTCGGTGCCATTTTCATAGGCTTCCTGATGATGCCGGGGTCTATGTATTTGCAGCTGGTCATTGGTCAGGGCATTGGTCCGGCTGCCCGCTGGGTTACGATCATCCTCTTTGCCGAGATTGCCAAACGCTCATATACACACCTGAAACAACAGGAGATCTTCCTCCTTTACTATATGGCTGGCGCAGCACTGGCTTCGCCGTTCCAGGGGCTTTTGTGGAACCAGTATCTTGTGCAGTCGGACGCTGCGAGGATGTTGGGATTGACCGAATTCATCCCGCACTGGATAGCTCCGGCACTCGGATCGGGATCGTACCTGGAACGCACATTCATGCACCCGGACTGGCTGGTGCCGATCATGCTGTTGGTTGGCGCACAACTGGTCCAGCGCATCGACCACTTCGGACTGGGCTATTCACTATACCGCATCACTTCGGATGTGGAAAAGCTCCCGTTCCCCATGGCTCCCGTGGGCGCACTGGGAACCATGGCACTGGCAGAGTCCACCGAGGACAAGAAGACCGGCTGGAAATGGCGCGTGTTCTCCATCGGCGGCGTTATCGGGCTGCTGTTCGGATTTTTCTATGTATTACTGCCGGCGCTGTCCGGGCTGCTGTTCAGTGAACCGATCAGACTGATCCCCATCCCGTGGATCGAATTGACCATGCACACCGAAGACGTGCTGCCCGCGGTTGCCACAGGCTTGCAGTTCGATCTCGGGCTGGTTTTCATCGGCATGGTCCTGCCGTTCTGGGCGGTCATCGGCGGCCTGGTGGGTCTGATTATCACCATTATCGCCAACCCGATTCTGTATGCTGAAGGCATTCTGCACCGCTGGCATCCCGGCATGGCGACAGTTGAAACCGTCTTTGCCAACAACTTTGATTTTTACATGAGCTTCGGCATAGGTCTGGGTCTGGCTATCGGCGCGGTGGGTATCTACTACGTGGTCAAATCCTTCCGCAACACAGACGGCAAGGGACTTGATTTTTCTGTCCTGTTCAACCCGCCTGAAGGTCGCGGAGACATCAATTTCTGGGTGTCCATCGGCATCTATGTATTCTCCACGCTTTGCTACATAGCGTTCTGCGTCTGGCTGGTACCATCGTTCCCATGGATTTTCTTCGTGCTGTACGGTTTCATATATACACCAGTAATCTCGTATATAACCGCACGAATGGAAGGTGTAGCCGGCCAATTCATTTCGCTGCCCATGGTACGTGAATTTTCATTTATCGCCGGCGCCAAGTTCTTCGGATATCAGGGGTTGGAAATCTGGTACGCCCCCATTCCCATCCACAACTATGGCGAAGCCACTGTCCAGTTCCGTCAGATCGAACTGACCGGAACATCTCTGCGCGGCATCATCAAGGCCGAGATCATCGTCTTCCCCATTGTCATGATCTCGTCGCTGCTGTTTTCGCAATTCCTGTGGCAACTTGCACCCATTCCTTCCCCGGAATATCCCTTTGCGCAGGAATTGTGGCATTTGCAGGCACTCAACACCCTGCTCATGCAAACCTCCACGCTTGAAGGCAATTCACTCTTTTTTGAGGCACTATCCGGGCCCATCGTCTTATCCGGACTTGGATTGGGGCTTATCATGTATTCGGTGCTGAACGTGCTCGGATTACCGGTCCTGCTGGTCTATGGTGTGGTGCGCGGTCTAGGACAGTCCACGCCCCACGGCATGTTGCTCGAAGTGGTGGGAGCGCTGCTCGGCCGATTCTATTTTCTGAAGAAGTACGGCAAGGAATGGAGGCAATACGCTCCGGTCCTGCTGGCCGGTTTTTCCTGCGGCATGGGCCTCACGGGAATGTTCGCCATGGGCTGCACACTCATCATGAAATCACTGGGACGACTGGCATATTAG